A window of the Gemmatimonadetes bacterium SCN 70-22 genome harbors these coding sequences:
- a CDS encoding 30S ribosomal protein S12 — protein MPTINQLVRRARKDVLKKEKSPALKANPFRRGVCTRVYTTTPKKPNSALRKVAKVRLTNQIEVIAYIPGEGHNLQEHSIVLVRGGRVKDLPGVRYHIVRGTLDAAGVNGRNRSRSKYGTKKPKAGAAPAGGKKK, from the coding sequence ATGCCAACGATCAATCAGCTCGTCCGGCGCGCGCGCAAGGACGTTCTCAAGAAGGAAAAGTCGCCGGCGCTCAAGGCGAATCCGTTCCGCCGCGGTGTGTGCACCCGCGTGTACACCACCACGCCCAAGAAGCCGAACTCGGCGCTGCGCAAGGTGGCCAAGGTTCGCCTGACGAACCAGATCGAAGTGATCGCCTACATTCCGGGTGAAGGGCACAACCTGCAGGAGCACTCGATCGTGCTCGTGCGCGGTGGCCGTGTGAAGGACCTCCCCGGGGTGCGTTACCACATTGTCCGCGGGACCCTGGACGCCGCTGGCGTCAATGGCCGCAACCGCAGCCGTTCGAAGTACGGCACCAAGAAGCCCAAGGCGGGCGCCGCCCCTGCTGGAGGTAAGAAGAAGTGA